A DNA window from bacterium contains the following coding sequences:
- a CDS encoding 7-carboxy-7-deazaguanine synthase QueE, with protein MAEIFSSLAGEGPHVGRRQIFLRLAGCGVGCDYCDTPTDPEAPAIIERAPGEVVRLANPLTVEAVLAEIRGLEERAPGHAHLAVTGGEPLLYGKILRELLPAVRELGLPVYLETAGVHPDALPPLLPFLDVVVADIKLPAHCGRAYWDESEKFLEICAGADIELLVKIVFGKKTPWGEVERALRLVNEVVPEVEVTLQPIHGADGRPELTGAEMLWAHVRASAVHPNLRVLPQMHRLLGIK; from the coding sequence GTGGCCGAGATATTCTCCTCCCTGGCCGGCGAGGGGCCCCACGTGGGCCGCCGACAGATCTTCCTCCGCCTGGCCGGCTGCGGGGTGGGATGCGACTACTGCGACACGCCCACGGACCCGGAGGCGCCGGCGATAATCGAACGGGCTCCGGGGGAGGTCGTCCGGCTGGCCAACCCCCTGACGGTCGAGGCGGTGTTGGCGGAAATCCGGGGGCTGGAGGAGCGGGCGCCGGGCCATGCACACCTGGCCGTAACCGGCGGAGAGCCGCTGCTGTACGGAAAAATCCTCCGGGAGCTGCTGCCCGCGGTCCGGGAACTGGGTCTGCCGGTTTACCTGGAGACGGCGGGGGTCCACCCCGACGCGCTGCCGCCGCTGCTGCCGTTCCTGGACGTGGTGGTCGCCGATATTAAGCTGCCCGCCCACTGCGGAAGGGCGTACTGGGACGAGTCGGAAAAATTTCTAGAAATCTGCGCGGGGGCGGATATCGAGCTTCTGGTGAAAATCGTCTTCGGGAAAAAGACCCCCTGGGGCGAGGTGGAGCGGGCGCTGAGACTGGTGAACGAGGTCGTTCCCGAGGTCGAGGTGACGCTTCAGCCCATCCACGGCGCCGACGGCCGTCCGGAGCTCACCGGGGCGGAGATGCTCTGGGCGCACGTCCGGGCCTCGGCTGTCCACCCAAATCTTCGCGTCCTGCCCCAAATGCACCGGCTTCTGGGTATCAAATAG